A window from Micromonospora terminaliae encodes these proteins:
- a CDS encoding NAD-dependent epimerase/dehydratase family protein: MTPGGTPGAPGVVVVTGVGRYLGAHVAARLAADPRIDRVIGVDPASPNPELADLLSGVERVRLDLDSLGGLLVDLDVDAVVHLALVTAPDPQQGGRAAMKEQNVIGTMQLLAACQRAPRLRKLVVRSSTAAYGVSFRDPAVFTEETEPREVPRGGFGRDILDIEGYVRGFRRRRPDVTATVLRFAPFIGSTADTTLTRYFAQPVVPTVFGRDPRLQFVHFDDALEVLHRSVAEEHAGTYNVAGPGVLSLSQAIRRAGRVAMPVLEPGLAGVAAIARSMGFGRYGLDQVDLFVHGRVVDTTRLEREYGFTPRSTAAAFDDFIRAHHGGVVVTRDQLATAEQLVLEGIRQVRAAVRERS, encoded by the coding sequence ATGACCCCCGGTGGCACCCCTGGTGCTCCGGGGGTCGTCGTCGTGACCGGGGTCGGCCGCTATCTCGGCGCGCACGTCGCCGCCCGGCTCGCCGCCGACCCGCGCATCGACCGCGTCATCGGGGTCGACCCGGCCAGCCCCAACCCCGAACTCGCCGACCTGCTGTCCGGCGTCGAGCGGGTCCGCCTCGACCTCGACTCGCTCGGCGGGCTCCTGGTCGACCTCGACGTCGACGCCGTGGTGCACCTGGCGCTGGTCACCGCCCCCGATCCCCAGCAGGGCGGCCGGGCGGCGATGAAGGAGCAGAACGTCATCGGCACCATGCAGCTCCTCGCCGCCTGCCAGCGGGCGCCCCGGCTGCGCAAGCTCGTGGTCCGCTCGTCGACCGCCGCCTACGGGGTGTCGTTCCGGGACCCGGCCGTCTTCACCGAGGAGACCGAGCCGCGCGAGGTGCCGCGCGGCGGTTTCGGCCGCGACATCCTCGACATCGAGGGGTACGTCCGCGGGTTCCGCCGCCGCCGGCCCGACGTCACCGCGACCGTGCTGCGCTTCGCGCCGTTCATCGGCTCGACCGCCGACACCACGCTCACCCGCTACTTCGCCCAACCGGTGGTGCCCACCGTCTTCGGGCGCGACCCGCGGCTGCAGTTCGTCCACTTCGACGACGCCCTCGAGGTGCTGCACCGGTCGGTCGCCGAGGAGCACGCCGGCACCTACAACGTCGCCGGGCCGGGGGTGCTCTCGCTGTCCCAGGCCATCCGCCGGGCCGGCCGGGTCGCCATGCCGGTGCTGGAGCCGGGCCTCGCCGGGGTGGCCGCGATCGCCCGCAGCATGGGCTTCGGCCGCTACGGATTGGACCAGGTCGACCTTTTCGTGCACGGTCGGGTGGTGGACACCACGAGACTGGAGCGCGAGTACGGCTTCACGCCCCGCTCGACCGCGGCCGCGTTCGACGACTTCATCCGCGCCCACCACGGGGGCGTGGTCGTGACCCGGGACCAGCTCGCCACGGCCGAGCAGTTGGTGCTGGAGGGCATCCGGCAGGTCCGGGCCGCCGTGCGGGAGCGCTCGTGA
- a CDS encoding helix-turn-helix domain-containing protein, with product MAGSQSDARLSDVRFLTVAEVATVMRVSKMTVYRLVHSGELTAVRVGRSFRVPEHAVHEYLRGAFQETA from the coding sequence ATGGCCGGGTCGCAGTCCGACGCTCGACTGTCGGATGTCAGGTTCCTGACCGTCGCCGAGGTGGCGACGGTCATGCGGGTGTCCAAGATGACGGTCTACCGTCTCGTGCACAGCGGTGAGCTGACCGCCGTGCGGGTCGGCCGGTCGTTCCGGGTGCCCGAGCACGCCGTGCACGAATACCTCCGGGGCGCCTTCCAGGAGACCGCCTGA
- a CDS encoding HAD family hydrolase, with amino-acid sequence MTRSRKVTVSTDVHGHTAGWSETPEAPPATATPDPRAAAFFDVDNTMMQGASIYWFARGLAARKYFTTGDLARFAWQQAKFRLLATEHAGDMSQAKEAALAFIEGWRVDDVERLTEEIFDELMAPRIWAGTRKLAQRHLDAGERVWLVSAAPVEIGRVIATRLGLTGAIGTVAEVVDGAYTGRLVGELMHGPAKAEAITQLAAVEGLELSRCAAYSDSANDLPMLSTVGRPVAVNPDPALLRRAREGGWDVRDFRTGRRAVKIAVPSTAAAGLLAGAVTAGLALHRRRQRVD; translated from the coding sequence GTGACCCGGAGCCGGAAGGTGACGGTCAGCACCGACGTCCACGGGCACACCGCCGGCTGGTCGGAGACCCCGGAGGCACCCCCGGCCACCGCCACGCCCGACCCGAGGGCGGCGGCCTTCTTCGACGTCGACAACACGATGATGCAGGGCGCCTCGATCTACTGGTTCGCCCGCGGGCTGGCCGCCCGGAAGTACTTCACCACCGGTGACCTCGCCCGGTTCGCCTGGCAGCAGGCGAAGTTCCGGCTGCTCGCCACCGAGCACGCCGGGGACATGTCGCAGGCCAAGGAGGCGGCACTCGCCTTCATCGAGGGCTGGCGGGTGGACGACGTCGAACGCCTGACCGAGGAGATCTTCGACGAGCTGATGGCGCCGCGCATCTGGGCCGGCACCCGCAAGCTGGCCCAGCGCCACCTCGACGCGGGCGAGCGGGTCTGGCTGGTCAGCGCCGCCCCCGTGGAGATCGGCCGGGTCATCGCGACCCGGCTCGGCCTGACCGGGGCGATCGGCACGGTGGCCGAGGTGGTCGACGGGGCCTACACCGGCCGGCTGGTCGGCGAGCTGATGCACGGGCCGGCCAAGGCCGAGGCGATCACCCAGCTCGCCGCGGTGGAGGGGCTGGAGCTGAGCCGCTGCGCGGCCTACAGCGACTCCGCCAACGACCTGCCGATGCTCTCCACGGTGGGGCGCCCGGTGGCCGTGAACCCCGACCCGGCGTTGCTCCGCCGGGCCCGCGAGGGGGGCTGGGACGTCCGCGACTTCCGCACCGGGCGCCGGGCCGTGAAGATCGCCGTGCCGTCCACAGCCGCCGCGGGCCTGCTCGCCGGCGCGGTCACCGCCGGGCTGGCCCTGCACCGCCGCCGCCAGCGCGTCGACTGA
- a CDS encoding ABC transporter permease, with the protein MRLAEAWRVALDALRANRMRSALTMLGVIIGVASVVLLVAIGTGTKQKVEQQVEGLGSNLLLVVPGKLDVGTAPVVSPLDLKDVDAVSRVVGDPGRVAVTIASGATARAGTRSDFTTVQGVLETTPTVFTRSLARGRYLTGADVDTSRRVAVLGASVARALFPDRDPLGQQVTLAGVRFRVIGVFTPLGQSLGVDRDDEVHIPVTAAQRLWGTQRIDGIAVKAPDRERIDQLGERIVAELSHRHPDTEFSAVTQQQILGVLGDILGVLTGVLAAIAGISLLVGGVGVSNIMLVSVRERTREIGLRKAVGARPRDIGVQFLLEAVLLTSIGGLTGMALGVGTALLVDAVSPIPAAITWWSLALAFGVSAAVGIVFGVVPAQRAGRLDPVVALRAE; encoded by the coding sequence GTGAGGCTGGCCGAGGCCTGGCGGGTGGCGTTGGACGCGCTGCGGGCCAACCGGATGCGCAGCGCGCTGACCATGCTCGGCGTGATCATCGGGGTCGCCTCGGTGGTGCTCCTGGTGGCCATCGGCACCGGCACCAAGCAGAAGGTCGAACAGCAGGTGGAAGGGCTCGGCTCGAACCTGCTCCTCGTGGTGCCCGGCAAGCTCGACGTCGGCACCGCCCCGGTGGTGTCGCCGCTGGACCTCAAGGACGTGGACGCCGTCTCCCGGGTGGTCGGCGACCCGGGCCGGGTGGCCGTCACCATCGCCTCCGGCGCGACCGCCCGGGCCGGCACCCGGTCCGACTTCACCACCGTCCAGGGGGTGCTGGAGACCACCCCGACGGTCTTCACCCGCTCGCTGGCCCGCGGCCGCTACCTCACCGGCGCGGACGTGGACACCAGCCGCCGGGTGGCGGTGCTCGGCGCGTCCGTGGCCCGGGCGCTCTTCCCCGACCGGGACCCGCTCGGCCAGCAGGTCACCCTCGCCGGGGTCCGGTTCCGGGTGATCGGCGTGTTCACCCCCCTGGGGCAGAGCCTCGGCGTGGACCGGGACGACGAGGTGCACATCCCGGTGACCGCCGCGCAGCGGCTCTGGGGCACCCAGCGGATCGACGGCATCGCCGTGAAGGCGCCCGACCGGGAGCGGATCGACCAGCTCGGCGAGCGCATCGTGGCCGAGCTGTCCCACCGGCACCCGGACACCGAGTTCAGTGCGGTCACCCAGCAGCAGATCCTCGGCGTCCTCGGTGACATCCTCGGCGTGCTCACCGGGGTGCTGGCCGCCATCGCGGGTATCTCGCTGCTGGTCGGGGGCGTCGGCGTCTCCAACATCATGCTGGTCTCGGTGCGCGAGCGGACCCGCGAGATCGGCCTGCGCAAGGCGGTCGGCGCGCGACCCCGGGACATCGGCGTCCAGTTCCTGCTGGAGGCGGTGCTGCTCACCTCGATCGGCGGGCTGACCGGGATGGCGCTCGGCGTGGGCACGGCGTTGCTGGTCGACGCGGTCTCGCCGATCCCGGCCGCGATCACCTGGTGGTCGCTGGCGCTCGCCTTCGGGGTCTCGGCGGCCGTCGGCATCGTCTTCGGTGTGGTGCCCGCCCAGCGCGCCGGCCGGCTCGACCCGGTGGTGGCGCTGCGCGCCGAGTGA
- a CDS encoding ABC transporter ATP-binding protein produces the protein MTVAAVEAVDVSRTYELDGVSVPALRGVSLTIAQGEYVAVIGPSGSGKSTLMHLLGGLDRPTGGRLVIGGRDVATLTAPELATLRNETIGFVFQAFHLLPRTSAVDNVALPLVYRGVGARQRRERAAAMLGRVGLGHRLGHRPNQLSGGEQQRVAIARALVTDPAVLLADEPTGNLDSATGEAVLELLERLNAESGVALVMVTHDPEVAARARRRIAVRDGLIRSDTVHDRPLSGGDGRPETLDPAPSAEPRSASGSGPGHPSGGSGGATGATGRLPRDGGPGAPGGAA, from the coding sequence GTGACCGTCGCCGCGGTCGAGGCGGTCGACGTGTCCCGCACGTACGAGCTGGACGGCGTGTCGGTGCCTGCGCTGCGCGGGGTGTCGCTCACCATCGCGCAGGGCGAGTACGTGGCGGTGATCGGGCCCTCCGGCTCGGGCAAGTCCACGCTCATGCACCTGCTCGGCGGGTTGGACCGGCCCACCGGCGGCCGGCTGGTGATCGGTGGGCGGGACGTGGCGACGCTGACCGCGCCGGAGCTGGCCACGCTGCGCAACGAGACCATCGGGTTCGTCTTCCAGGCGTTCCACCTGCTGCCCCGTACGTCCGCCGTGGACAACGTGGCGCTGCCCCTGGTCTACCGGGGCGTGGGGGCGCGGCAACGGCGGGAACGCGCCGCCGCGATGCTCGGCCGGGTCGGCCTGGGCCACCGGCTGGGGCACCGCCCGAACCAGCTCTCCGGCGGCGAGCAGCAGCGGGTCGCGATCGCCCGGGCCCTGGTCACCGACCCGGCGGTGCTGCTCGCCGACGAGCCCACCGGCAACCTGGACAGCGCCACCGGCGAGGCGGTGCTGGAGCTGTTGGAGCGGCTCAACGCCGAGTCGGGTGTGGCCCTCGTCATGGTGACGCACGACCCGGAGGTGGCGGCCCGGGCGCGCCGGCGGATCGCCGTCCGGGACGGGCTGATCCGGTCCGACACCGTTCATGATCGACCGCTGTCGGGCGGCGACGGTCGACCTGAGACACTGGACCCCGCTCCCAGCGCGGAGCCCCGGTCCGCGTCCGGAAGCGGTCCGGGGCACCCGTCCGGTGGCTCCGGTGGCGCCACCGGAGCCACCGGACGCCTTCCGCGGGACGGCGGCCCGGGCGCGCCCGGGGGTGCCGCGTGA
- a CDS encoding DUF5667 domain-containing protein: protein MDSDLFSRRRAERFAQLLDEANGGRRHHVRSRSDDELTALVAVSRRLTADRPDVEVDGEFRTGLRAMLVATAEREGVAAPAKTGVRGALLPAMTGRRARARGAILVGVAAGAVALSGISAASENALPGDALYGMKRSTERAQLALASSDISRGQLFLGFARTRLDEAATVRDDRLGFSAVLDDMDADTRQGVRLLTTVAAQRSDPAALDAVDTFLGDQRRAVSGLLDRSDHADRDRTRRSLALLDAAGRRADALRESIACGLPAPAASDALGPAPTSCPGDR, encoded by the coding sequence GTGGACAGCGACCTCTTCTCCCGTCGGCGTGCCGAGCGCTTCGCGCAACTCCTCGACGAGGCCAACGGCGGCCGGCGGCACCACGTCCGTTCCCGGTCCGACGACGAACTCACGGCGCTCGTCGCGGTGAGCCGGCGACTCACCGCCGACCGCCCCGACGTCGAGGTGGACGGCGAATTCCGCACCGGGCTGCGGGCGATGCTCGTGGCCACGGCCGAGCGCGAGGGTGTCGCCGCCCCGGCGAAGACCGGCGTCCGTGGCGCGCTGCTGCCGGCGATGACCGGGCGACGGGCCCGGGCACGCGGCGCCATCCTGGTCGGTGTTGCCGCCGGCGCCGTCGCCCTCTCCGGCATCTCCGCCGCCAGCGAGAACGCGCTGCCCGGCGACGCCCTCTACGGCATGAAGCGCTCGACCGAGCGCGCCCAGCTCGCACTGGCCAGCTCCGACATCAGCCGGGGCCAGCTCTTCCTCGGCTTCGCCCGGACCCGGCTCGACGAGGCCGCCACGGTCCGCGACGACCGGCTGGGCTTCAGCGCCGTGCTCGACGACATGGACGCCGACACCCGCCAGGGCGTACGCCTGCTGACCACCGTGGCCGCGCAGCGCTCCGACCCGGCTGCGCTGGACGCCGTCGACACGTTCCTCGGCGACCAGCGCCGGGCGGTCAGCGGCCTGCTCGACCGCTCCGACCACGCCGACCGGGACCGCACCCGCCGCTCGCTGGCCCTGCTCGACGCGGCCGGCCGGCGCGCCGACGCGCTCCGCGAGTCGATCGCCTGCGGGCTGCCGGCCCCCGCCGCCAGTGACGCGCTCGGCCCCGCACCGACCAGCTGCCCCGGCGACCGCTGA
- a CDS encoding lysophospholipid acyltransferase family protein translates to MADRPGDHWDRKVAKGLAFLRRRLAGDYEVDEFGFDPDLTDAVFHPLVRLLYRDWFRTEVSGVENVPAEGAGLVVGNHSGTVALDALVLATALHDRHPARRYLRLLGADLVFRMPVVSEIARKTGGTVACNPDAERLLGNGELVGVFPEGFKGVGKLYADRYKLQRFGRGGFVSAALRTGTPIVPVAIVGGEEIYPMLADIKPLARLLKLPYFPVTPTFPWLGPLGMVPLPSKWLIEFCPPIPTAHLRDSADDPLVVFNLADQVRETIQQTLHRLLERRPDPFGP, encoded by the coding sequence GTGGCGGACCGGCCGGGGGACCACTGGGACCGGAAGGTCGCCAAGGGGCTCGCGTTCCTGCGGCGGCGGCTGGCCGGCGACTACGAGGTGGACGAGTTCGGCTTCGACCCGGACCTGACCGACGCCGTGTTCCACCCGCTGGTCCGGCTGCTCTACCGGGACTGGTTCCGCACCGAGGTCAGCGGCGTCGAGAACGTGCCCGCCGAGGGGGCCGGCCTGGTGGTCGGCAACCACTCGGGCACCGTGGCGCTGGACGCGCTGGTGCTCGCCACCGCGCTGCACGACCGGCACCCGGCGCGCCGCTACCTGCGGCTGCTCGGCGCCGACCTGGTCTTCCGGATGCCCGTGGTCTCCGAGATCGCGCGCAAGACCGGCGGCACGGTGGCCTGCAACCCCGACGCGGAACGGCTGCTCGGCAACGGTGAGCTGGTCGGCGTCTTCCCGGAGGGCTTCAAGGGCGTCGGCAAGCTCTACGCCGACCGGTACAAGCTCCAGCGCTTCGGGCGGGGCGGCTTCGTCTCGGCGGCGCTGCGTACGGGCACGCCGATCGTGCCGGTGGCGATCGTCGGCGGCGAGGAGATCTATCCGATGCTCGCCGACATCAAGCCGCTGGCCCGGCTGCTCAAGCTGCCCTACTTCCCGGTCACGCCGACCTTCCCCTGGCTGGGGCCGCTGGGCATGGTGCCGCTGCCGAGCAAGTGGCTGATCGAGTTCTGCCCGCCGATCCCGACGGCGCACCTGCGCGACTCGGCCGACGATCCGCTGGTCGTGTTCAACCTCGCCGACCAGGTGCGCGAGACCATCCAGCAGACCCTGCACCGGCTCCTCGAACGCCGCCCGGACCCGTTCGGCCCCTGA
- a CDS encoding 30S ribosomal protein bS22, producing the protein MGSVVKKRRKRMAKKKHRKLLRKTRVQRRRLGK; encoded by the coding sequence ATGGGCTCGGTGGTCAAGAAGCGCCGCAAGCGCATGGCTAAGAAGAAGCACCGCAAGCTGCTGCGCAAGACCCGCGTCCAGCGTCGCCGTCTCGGCAAGTGA